In Primulina eburnea isolate SZY01 chromosome 3, ASM2296580v1, whole genome shotgun sequence, one DNA window encodes the following:
- the LOC140825938 gene encoding uncharacterized protein, with translation MAPRSHRISSRRTPRKFIFILILILGPICVIGIFTYGQKISYFFRPIWDNPPPPFEHLPHYYAENISMGNLCHLHGWSLRSEPRRVFDGIIFSNELDMLEIRWNELYPYVNKFVILEANTTFTGILKPLYFATNRNRFAFAEEKIVHGVFPGRIASYGSHEDPFKLEAEHRIAMNGLLRRAGIEVGDLLIISDTDEIPSPHTVKLLKWCDGAPSVLHLEMKNYMYSFEFPVDYSSWRATIHIYNQHTQYRHSRQTDVILSDAGWHCSFCFRYLREFVFKMTAYSHADRVRRNEFLKHSRIQELICRGDDLFDMLPEEYSFKDLIKKMGSIPRSASAVHIPAYLIENSKKFKFLLPGGCLRSPG, from the coding sequence ATGGCCCCAAGATCTCACCGTATCTCCTCCAGACGCACTCCTCGAAAGTTCATTTTCATTCTGATCTTGATACTTGGACCAATTTGTGTCATTGGAATTTTTACCTACGGTCAGAAGATCTCATATTTTTTCCGCCCGATATGGGACAATCCTCCTCCTCCATTCGAGCACTTACCACATTATTATGCCGAGAACATTTCTATGGGAAACCTTTGTCATCTCCATGGTTGGTCCTTAAGATCAGAGCCACGCAGAGTTTTTGATGGAATTATATTTAGCAATGAACTGGACATGCTTGAGATTCGGTGGAACGAACTCTATCCATATGTTAATAAATTCGTGATTCTGGAAGCCAATACTACTTTCACAGGTATTCTGAAGCCTCTCTACTTCGCTACAAATCGGAACAGATTTGCTTTTGCCGAAGAAAAAATAGTCCATGGGGTATTCCCGGGTCGGATTGCGTCATACGGGTCACATGAAGACCCATTCAAACTCGAAGCAGAACATCGTATAGCCATGAATGGGCTGCTTCGTCGGGCTGGTATAGAAGTTGGTGACCTACTCATCATATCAGACACCGATGAAATCCCGAGTCCCCATACTGTGAAACTACTGAAATGGTGTGATGGGGCTCCTTCTGTGCTTCATCTTGAAATGAAGAATTATATGTATTCCTTCGAGTTCCCAGTCGACTATAGCAGCTGGCGTGCTACCATCCACATATACAACCAACATACCCAATACCGTCATTCTCGCCAGACTGATGTCATTCTCTCTGATGCAGGGTGGCATTGTAGCTTTTGCTTTCGGTATCTTAGAGAATTTGTATTTAAAATGACAGCATACAGTCATGCAGACAGGGTGAGGCGAAATGAATTTTTGAAACATTCAAGAATTCAGGAACTCATATGCCGGGGAGATGATTTGTTCGATATGTTGCCTGAGGAGTATTCTTTCAAGGACTTGATCAAGAAAATGGGTTCAATTCCCAGGTCGGCTTCAGCAGTTCATATTCCTGCATATTTGATTGAAAATTCCAAGAAGTTCAAGTTCCTACTTCCCGGTGGCTGTTTACGTTCACCGGGATGA
- the LOC140828155 gene encoding calmodulin-like protein 3 has protein sequence MIVILLPSILFIFGLIYTFSTIPTTKKIANIIWFRYILGPHEKTDVSQIEKVEKTSQGMDQEKELVIKDGVVTKSELRSVFGTFDKNEDGYITKQELRESLKNIGISAEEKDVDDMVDNFDSNGDGLIEFDEFCELFESISGRKEGCLKDESLQEAFDVFDGNKDGLITVEELGLVLSSLGLSQGKNLEDCKEMIRKVDLDGDGMVDFDEFKRMMRNGMERLVSVS, from the coding sequence ATGATTGTTATATTGTTACCCTCTATTCTCTTCATATTTGGGcttatttatacattttctaCCATCCCTACAACCAAAAAAATTGCTAATATTATATGGTTCAGATATATTCTTGGTCCCCATGAAAAAACTGACGTTTCCCAGATAGAGAAAGTCGAGAAAACAAGCCAAGGCATGGATCAAGAGAAGGAACTGGTGATCAAGGATGGTGTTGTTACCAAAAGTGAGCTCAGAAGTGTTTTTGGTACATTTGATAAGAACGAAGATGGGTACATAACCAAGCAAGAGCTTAGAGAATCACTCAAGAACATTGGGATCTCAGCAGAAGAGAAAGATGTTGATGATATGGTGGACAACTTTGATTCAAATGGGGATGGTTTGATAGAATTCGACGAGTTCTGCGAGCTTTTTGAGTCGATCTCGGGCCGGAAGGAGGGTTGCTTGAAAGATGAGAGCTTGCAGGAGGCTTTTGATGTGTTTGATGGGAACAAAGATGGGTTGATAACAGTTGAAGAGTTGGGTTTGGTCTTAAGTTCTTTGGGACTTTCGCAAGGAAAGAATTTGGAGGATTGCAAAGAGATGATTAGGAAGGTGGATTTGGATGGAGATGGAATGGTTGATTTTGACGAGTTCAAAAGAATGATGAGAAATGGGATGGAAAGGCTTGTCTCGGTTTCTTGA
- the LOC140825939 gene encoding uncharacterized protein produces MSPPSHTDTLVAMHETEVHDLSDDADYAASIQQGSGVVNRSGSGKRSSSSDLDGAEIVYTKDNVAIHPTQYASERISGRLKLIKQGNSLFMTWIPYKGHSSSSRLSEKDKNLYTIRAVPFSDIRSIRRHTPTLGWQYVIVVMSSGLAFPPLYFYNGGVREFIATAKQHVVLVRSAEDANVFLVNDFQNPLQRTLSSLELPMAVSVANAPSPALAASEFPSSAHQENDVDSYQQNGRQRQKHHDPARDLSIQVLEKFSLVTRFARETTSQLFWDGHIDGFSINDGRKPDQSFPDHHLITASNEFKKVPVASDPLEFDKLSLAWGKPRQPPLGHEEWTTFLDSEGRVMDSQALRKRIFYGGVEHNMRKEVWTFLLGYYSYDSTYAEREYLTSIKKTEYETIKKQWQSISPEQAKRFTKFRERKGLIDKDVVRTDRSLSFYDGDENSNVYLLRDILLTYSFYNFDLGYCQGMSDLLSPILFVMGDESESFWCFVSLMERLGPNFNRDQSGMHSQLFALSKLVELLDSPLHNYFAQNDCLNYFFCFRWILIQFKREFEYEKTMRLWEVLWTHYPNEHLHLYVCVAILKRHRAIIMGEQMDFDTLLKFINELSDRIDLDTTLRDAEALCIHAGENGAASIPPGTPPSLPLEDASIYPQPDDDIL; encoded by the exons ATGTCTCCCCCATCTCACACAGATACATTAGTGGCGATGCACGAAACGGAAGTCCATGATTTGTCAGATGATGCAGACTATGCTGCATCGATTCAACAG GGTTCTGGTGTCGTGAACCGGAGTGGTAGCGGCAAACGAAGCTCATCTAGTGACTTGGATGGTGCGGAGATTGTATATACAAAGGATAACGTGGCAATTCATCCCACGCAATATGCTTCCGAGAGAATCAGCGGCCGGTTGAAGTTGATCAAGCAAGGGAACTCTCTTTTCATG ACATGGATTCCTTACAAAGGTCACAGCTCGAGCTCTAGGTTGTCAGAGAAAG ATAAGAATCTCTATACTATCAGGGCTGTGCCATTTTCAGATATTCGCTCCATACGTAGACATACTCCGACCCTGGGCTGGCAGTATGTTATAGTAGTTATGTCATCAG GACTAGCTTTTCCTCCTCTTTATTTCTACAATGGAGGAGTTAGAGAATTTATAGCAACTGCTAAGCAGCACGTTGTCCTTGTGAG GTCAGCAGAAGATGCAAATGTTTTTCTGGTGAACGATTTTCAAAATCCTCTCCAG CGAACTCTGTCTTCCTTGGAGCTTCCAATGGCTGTTTCTGTTGCAAATGCCCCATCCCCAGCTCTTGCTGCTAGTGAATTTCCCTCAAGTGCTCATCAAGAAAATGATGTTGACAGTTATCAGCAAAATGGTCGACAAAGGCAGAAACATCATGATCCCGCTCGGGACCTTTCAATACAAGTCCTGGAGAAATTCTCCCTTGTCACTAGATTTGCTCGAGAAACAACTTCCCAGCTCTTTTGGGATGGTCATATTGATGGCTTTTCCATTAATGATGGGAGGAAGCCTGATCAATCTTTTCCAGATCATCACCTTATCACAGCATCTAATGAATTCAAAAAAGTTCCTGTAGCATCTGATCCATTGGAG TTTGATAAATTATCGCTAGCATGGGGGAAACCACGTCAGCCACCATTGGGGCATGAAGAG TGGACTACATTCTTGGATTCAGAAGGGCGAGTAATGGATTCACAAGCACTTAGGAAGAGAATCTTCTACGGGGGAGTTGAGCACAATATGCGGAAGGAG GTTTGGACATTTTTATTAGGATACTATTCATATGATTCCACGTATGCAGAGAGGGAATACCTCACATCAATAAAGAAGACGGAATATGAAACAATTAAAAAACAGTGGCAG AGCATTTCACCGGAGCAGGCAAAAAGATTTACAAAATTCAGGGAGAGGAAAGGCCTTATCGACAAGGATGTG GTGAGAACTGATAGGTCACTCTCATTCTATGATGGCGATGAAAATTCAAATGTGTATCTCTTGCGTGACATTCTGCTGACCTACTCGTTTTACAACTTTGATCTTGGCTATTGCCAG GGCATGAGTGATCTTCTATCCCCAATCTTGTTTGTCATGGGTGATGAATCCGAGTCCTTTTGGTGCTTTGTTTCTCTTATGGAACGCCTTGGACCAAATTTCAATCGCGACCAAAGTGGGATGCATTCTCAACTTTTTGCATTATCAAAG CTGGTCGAGTTGTTGGACAGCCCATTGCATAACTATTTTGCGCAGAATGATTGCTTGAACTATTTCTTCTGTTTTCGCTGGATTCTTATACAGTTTAAGAG GGAATTTGAATATGAGAAGACAATGCGTCTGTGGGAGGTACTATGGACCCATTATCCAAATGAGCATCTTCACCTATATGTTTGTGTCGCGATCCTCAAAAGACACCGAGCTATAATAATGGGAGAACAAATGGATTTCGATACACTCCTAAAATTCATCAATGAGCTGAGTGATCGCATTGACCTCGATACAACCCTTAGGGACGCTGAAGCCTTGTGCATACATGCTGGTGAGAATGGTGCGGCTTCTATCCCACCTGGAACTCCACCTTCTCTGCCGCTTGAGGATGCTTCGATATATCCTCAACCAGACGATGATATACTGTAG